From Lentimicrobiaceae bacterium, a single genomic window includes:
- a CDS encoding RagB/SusD family nutrient uptake outer membrane protein — IITGIGLKETVACLGDVYKGRTVESWIGGRDRLTEASQVTKSGNFLRKFLLDGTTATSLGSIICWPYLRMAEIYLSYAEASNEYQGAPDAEAYRCVNIIRNRVGLPNLAAGMTKVQFREAVINERQCELAIEEVRWYDMVRWKRENDFKKRLHGLNIYRSTTTPYTFTYVKFLMPTRYWQVNWSPKWYLCAIPNDEIQKGYGLIQNPGWE; from the coding sequence ATAATAACAGGGATTGGCCTAAAAGAAACTGTGGCTTGTCTTGGCGATGTGTATAAGGGACGAACTGTAGAAAGCTGGATCGGAGGACGTGACAGGTTGACTGAAGCTAGCCAAGTTACGAAATCAGGCAATTTTCTTCGGAAATTCCTTCTCGACGGCACAACTGCAACATCCCTCGGGTCGATTATTTGTTGGCCTTACCTGCGAATGGCTGAAATATATCTATCCTACGCTGAAGCAAGCAATGAATACCAAGGCGCTCCCGATGCCGAAGCTTACAGGTGTGTCAATATTATCCGAAACAGGGTAGGATTACCGAATCTGGCAGCGGGAATGACCAAAGTGCAGTTCCGCGAAGCAGTAATTAATGAAAGACAATGCGAACTTGCTATTGAAGAAGTCAGGTGGTACGATATGGTTCGCTGGAAAAGAGAAAACGATTTTAAAAAACGTCTCCATGGACTGAATATTTACAGATCAACCACTACTCCATATACTTTTACCTATGTAAAGTTTCTAATGCCTACACGCTACTGGCAGGTAAATTGGTCACCCAAGTGGTATTTGTGCGCAATTCCCAATGATGAGATACAGAAGGGTTATGGATTAATTCAAAATCCGGGATGGGAGTGA
- a CDS encoding carboxypeptidase-like regulatory domain-containing protein has product MKINIQRYIYLFLLVLLVTYPGMAQQTMLTGTVNDKTGKPVVNALVTIKEQPGIKVFTDTEGKFSISGEKGQLVEVTTRDQRYQSQRIETDQMVLVVNQNDALIQV; this is encoded by the coding sequence ATGAAAATAAATATTCAAAGATATATCTACCTGTTCCTTTTGGTATTGCTAGTAACTTATCCTGGTATGGCCCAGCAAACGATGTTAACAGGAACGGTAAATGATAAAACAGGTAAGCCGGTAGTGAATGCGCTGGTTACGATCAAAGAACAACCTGGTATAAAAGTATTTACTGATACTGAGGGAAAATTCAGTATTTCCGGGGAAAAAGGTCAGCTCGTTGAAGTAACTACCAGAGATCAACGCTATCAATCGCAGCGGATTGAAACGGATCAGATGGTTCTGGTAGTGAACCAAAACGATGCCTTAATCCAGGTTTGA